From a single Sediminibacterium sp. KACHI17 genomic region:
- a CDS encoding nucleoside phosphorylase: MNRIAESEFILNQRGAVYHLNLRPEELAPTIITVGDPDRVGEVSKHFDQVEGKFQHREFVTHTGRIGQKRISVVSTGIGTDNIDIVLNELDALVNIDFDTRTVKSTHTPLTIVRVGTSGSLQADIPADSFVASTHGLGIDNLLNFYQQKNNPEESEIVGAFINHTKLGNNIASPYIASAGPSVLKHFVEGFHHGITVTCPGFYGPQGRVLRLGLFNTDWVDQLTSFQYGNHRITNFEMETSGIYGLGKLLGHHCLSLSAIVANRVNKQFSKDGAAAVEKLIIKTLEILSA; the protein is encoded by the coding sequence ATGAACCGTATTGCAGAAAGTGAATTTATCCTTAATCAACGTGGTGCCGTATACCACCTGAATCTGAGACCCGAAGAACTCGCTCCAACCATCATAACCGTGGGCGACCCCGATCGTGTTGGTGAAGTGAGTAAACATTTCGATCAGGTCGAAGGTAAATTCCAGCACCGCGAATTTGTAACACATACAGGTCGCATCGGTCAAAAAAGAATAAGTGTGGTATCTACAGGAATCGGTACCGATAATATCGACATCGTCTTAAATGAATTGGACGCATTGGTCAATATTGATTTTGATACTAGAACCGTGAAGTCTACCCATACTCCCCTCACCATTGTTAGAGTTGGCACATCCGGATCTCTTCAAGCCGATATTCCTGCAGATAGTTTTGTGGCCAGTACCCATGGATTAGGCATCGATAACCTGCTGAATTTTTATCAACAAAAAAACAATCCGGAAGAAAGTGAAATTGTTGGTGCTTTTATCAATCACACCAAATTGGGTAACAATATCGCTTCTCCTTATATAGCATCTGCTGGTCCTTCTGTATTAAAGCATTTTGTTGAAGGATTTCATCACGGCATTACAGTTACATGTCCCGGATTTTATGGTCCGCAAGGAAGAGTACTTCGACTTGGCCTATTTAATACAGACTGGGTTGATCAGCTCACCAGCTTTCAATATGGCAATCATCGCATTACCAACTTCGAAATGGAAACAAGTGGTATTTATGGTTTGGGAAAATTATTAGGACATCATTGTTTGAGCTTAAGCGCGATCGTGGCTAATCGTGTCAATAAACAATTCAGCAAAGATGGAGCTGCCGCTGTTGAAAAACTAATCATTAAAACTTTGGAAATATTATCTGCATGA
- the dapF gene encoding diaminopimelate epimerase: MITGMTLTFYKYQGTGNDFVIMDNRNGHIHLSTAQIHHLCDRRFGIGADGLMLLNTLSGYDFEMKYYNADGNESSMCGNGGRCLTKFAYDMGIHKTTYRFLASDGEHEAELDEKNWIRLKMKDVDTITQHNGDAILDTGSPHYIKTVQDIMKLDVFNEGRSIRNSKDFAEKGINVNFVEQESKNIVVRTYERGVEDETFSCGTGVTAAALVFAHNDKGFNRVDIKTKGGKLAVEFDKINDQQFRNIWLCGPADFVFKGEITI, from the coding sequence ATGATCACTGGTATGACACTCACATTTTATAAATATCAAGGTACCGGAAATGATTTTGTGATCATGGATAATCGCAATGGTCATATCCATTTATCCACTGCACAAATCCATCATTTATGTGACAGAAGATTTGGCATTGGTGCTGATGGACTCATGCTACTCAATACTTTATCTGGGTATGATTTTGAAATGAAATACTACAACGCAGATGGTAATGAAAGCAGCATGTGTGGCAATGGTGGCAGGTGTTTGACGAAATTTGCTTATGACATGGGAATTCATAAAACCACTTATCGTTTTCTTGCGTCAGATGGAGAACATGAAGCTGAACTGGATGAAAAAAATTGGATCCGCCTAAAAATGAAAGATGTTGATACCATCACTCAACATAATGGAGATGCTATACTGGATACAGGTTCACCACACTATATCAAAACGGTTCAGGATATCATGAAACTGGATGTATTCAATGAAGGGAGAAGTATCCGCAACAGTAAAGACTTCGCAGAAAAAGGTATCAATGTAAACTTTGTGGAACAGGAATCTAAAAATATTGTGGTAAGAACATATGAGAGAGGTGTGGAAGATGAAACATTCAGTTGTGGAACCGGTGTAACCGCCGCCGCGCTTGTGTTTGCACATAATGACAAAGGCTTCAACCGTGTAGACATCAAAACAAAAGGTGGAAAACTCGCTGTTGAATTCGACAAGATCAATGACCAACAGTTCAGAAATATTTGGCTTTGCGGACCTGCAGATTTTGTATTTAAAGGAGAAATAACAATTTGA